GGCGTGCGGCCGGGTCTCGGTCGGCACCAACCCCGGCCTCTCCGCTGGCGTCGGTCGCTCTGTCGGCTACCTTCTTGGCCTGGATCCGACGAAGGCGGCGTTCTCGCGCCTCGCCGACCTCTGTGGTCTTGACGCCGGGCCGGTCCTCCAGGAAGCGGAAGAGGCCGGGGAACAGATCGACCGGGCCTGCGACAAATATCTCTCCCGCTTCGATCCGCCGGCGGTGGCGATCTTTGCGGAGGACTCCTATGCGGCGTTTGCCGCCGCCACCCTGAGGCGATATCTCGACGCCGAGATCGCGGTGCTCGCTCCCAGGACCGGGGAAGGGGCAGTCACCTCTCTGGAGGAGATTGAGGAATTGATCGCGGAGGCCGGACCCGACCTGATCCTGGGCTCGTCGTACGAGCAGGCCGTGGCGCCTGAGATCCCGTTCGTGGGATTGACGTTTCCGCAGCGGGGCAGGGTGCGCCTCCATGCCCGTCCGATTACGGGCATCGAGGGCTCTCTCGCCTTTATCGAGGACGTGCTCACGGCGTGCCGCTCCCGCCGCCCTTCAGGGGAATAAGAGGGCGAACGGGATGCAGAGGGCGGCGAACGCCAGGGCGTTGGGTGCCCGCCTGACTATCATGCCGGGATGCGCCTCGCCCTCTTTGCCGATACCTCGGTCAACTCTGAGGGCAAGCACGTCTTCGGCAACCAGGACATGCGCGAGTGTTTCCCGCCCGAGCGCCTCCACCTCTTCGACGATCTTTATCTTGTGGGGGCGTTCAGGGCGGAGCGAGAAGACCCCGGCCAACAGGTGCGGGGATGAAAGCGGAACCGCCCTTCCTATGTCAGTTGGTCTTCTAACGATACATTTTTTTTATGTTCCTGCATCCTATCATAGTTTGTCTACGTTGCGAGAACCAAGCAGCCTGGCATTTCAAGTCACTGTAGGGCAGGGACTGCCCGAACAGTATAATCAACGCCCATGGAGATCTATCTGGTAAGACCTCTTCCGAGGCAAGGTCATTGAAGTGGGAAGCCACGCCCTTTAGGGCGTGGTAGTTCACGGACTCTATGGTCGGGGAGTTCGGGAAAGGCTACAATGAGTGGCCTGATCCCCTCTCTGAAAATGGGTGACGGTTCAGGCCCCGACCCCCATCGCTTCCCTGATCTCCCTGATCGAGAAGTAGCCGACATCCTTGAAATATCGCTCTGCCTCTTTTGAGGTGGCAAACTGGATGAAGGCGGCCTGGGCTCCGGTGGGTGTGCCGTTGGTGAGGTAGTTCAGCGGCCTGGTGAGCGCCTGTATGTAGGTCTCCTCCTCGTCATCCGTGTGTGCGAGTTCGCCGAGGATCGCCTCCCTGAACGAGGTGCCCGGAGAGGGGAGGGCCAGGTCTGATCCCCGGTCTATCACCCTGAGGGGGTGGACCTGCGCCGCCCCTTCCGCATACCCGACGTCGACAAAACCGATTGCACCGGGGTTATCCGCGACGGCCTTCAGGACGCCAGCACTGCCCTCTGCTTCGATCTGCTGGATCGTCCCGTATTTTCCCGTGTCTGCCGTCGGGAGAGAAGCATCGAGATTTTTTGCCGCCGTTCCGTACAGCCATTGGGCAAAGATCTCTTCAGTGCCTGAACTGTCACTTCTCTGGACAACCGCCCTCACCTCAGAGAGGTGCGGCATTGCTGTCAGGTCCTCGCTCACCGTATTATAGAGCAGTGCCACCTCCTCGCAGGAGATCTCGTACGAGGGATATCCGCTGCCCGCAATGAGTACAACGCCGCTCCCTCCGATCGGGTGGACGACAAGGTTTGGATACTGTTCCCGTTCCGTGGCTTCGAGAGATCTGGAGGCCGAACCGATCTCTGCCGTTCCGTCGACGGTGCGCGCGATCCCTGCACCAGAACCTCCCCCTTCGACAACAACCCTGACGTCGGGGTGGTGCGCCATGAAATCAGCAGCGAGGTACTCTGAGATCGGCTGGATCGTTGTGGATCCCGCAACGGTCAGGTTGGCCGGCGAGAGCGTGCCTGCGCCGGTGCCTGGGGAGAGGGGCGGGAAAAGGAAGACCAGGGCAACAATGGCGGTGATCAGGAGCAGCGCCACAATGCCGAGGTATTGATTATGAGAGAGTGAAACTCCGTCTTTGCTGTAAGGATGCATCGTGCTCACCTTGTATGGGGTTCAGGAAGCCTGACAATTGAATGAATGGACGAACACAAATATATAGTTTTTTAAAAATATCTATTGTGGTATTGGGTAATTTCTCGAGGAATACGGGCATTGGAATTTCTTTTGAACATATTCGGTGTAAATAATCGTGCAATCTTTTTTTATGCTCATCGCATGCCGATGAGAGGGTGGCGTGAGGGGCCCGCCGTGGAGATATAGTATATCTATAGTCCAGATATATTCTGGAGATAAACTATATGCTTCTTTCTGATCAACGGTTTTCATTCATGGGACTATATCCTGATGCTGATCGGACTGCAGTCGGCTATGGAACTGGCGATCAGGATACCCGCCCGTTTTATGGGCCGCTCTTCCGCGCCTTCTCCTCTCTCAGGATCAAAACTGCCCTGATCATCTTTGCCACCTCGGTCGCCCTCACCATTGTCATGGCCCTGACCTCGCAGGCCCTCATGCTCGGCGGCTTCACCGCACTGGAGGAGCAGGCCATGCAGGAGAATCTTGCCCGGGCAAAGAACGCGATCGCCGAAGATCTCTCAAAACTCGATATGATCGCCTTCACCTGGGCAGAGGCAGATGATACCGGCAGGTTTATGGGGGACAGGGATGCCTCATACCTCCGCTCAAATTTTCCCGACGAGAACTTCGTGGGCTCGGACTTCAATCTCTTTATGATCACCGATGCCGACGGGGAGATTGTCTGGCACAAATATGTGAACCTGGTCTATGAACACGAGATGCCGACACCAAAAAGTCTCCTCGAACAGGTTCCGGCCCTTTCTCCTGCTACTGGTAGCGAGGCCATCAGCGGTATCCTCATGCTCAGCTCAGGGCCGATGATGATCGCCTCCCGCCCGATCATGGCAGGGGACAGCGGGGGGGTGAGCGGCAGGGTGACCGTCGGGCGGTTCCTTGATCAGGTCGAGATCGCACGGCTCTCCAGGCAGACCGCCCTCTCCCTCTCCATCAACGAACTCGCTCTTCCTTCTGGAATCTCTGATGTGGGGGAGCGACTGGTGTCGGGAGGGGGTGCGGGTGTAGTCCTGACCGAAGGGGACGATCGGATCGCCGGCTATGCCCTTCTCCGCGATGTGATGGGCGCCCCGGCCCTGCTCCTGGAGATCGATGCGCCGCGTGAGATCTATCGGGAAGGGCAGAACGCCGTGCATTATGTCATCATTGCCATTCTCCTGATAGGAGGAGTGTTCAGCGCCCTGATGATCCTCCTCCTCCAGAAGACGTTCATCTCGCGGCTGGAGATCCTTGGAGGCCGGATCGCCGGCATCGGAAAAGGCGGTAATCTTTCGGCGCGGCTCGATGTCGACGGTGAGGACGAGATCGCCACGGTCGCCGCTTCGGTAAATGGCATGCTCGCCTCGCTTGAGAACGCCCGGTCCCTCCTGGACGAGAGCAGGGAACGCTACAGCAGGGTGATCAACGAGGCAAAGGAGATCATCTTCACCCTCGATCTGGAGGGGAACCTCACCTCGGTCAACAGGGTGGCTGAAGACCTCACCGGCCGGAGCCGGGACGACCTGATCGGCAGGCCGGTACGCGAGTTTATCGCCCCGCCCTACCTGCACCTTATTGAGGGGAGCCTGACCGGAAAGATCGAAAAGGTACAGGAGAAGACGGTTGAAATTGGCATATTGTCAAAATCAGGCTGGCTGCATATCCTCGAGGTGCGGTTGAAACCGCAGCGGCAGGGGGAACACTCCTGGATTTTTGGCATTGCGCGCGATATCACCGAGCTGCGCCGGACCGAGGAGGAGCTGGACCTCCACCGCAACCATCTTGAGGACCTGATCAGGGAGCGGACCGACGCCCTGATCAGGGCGAACGCCAGCCTGAACCAGGAGATTATCGACCGGAAATGGGCCGAGGAAAGACTGGCATCGGAGAAGAAACGGCTGTCAGTGACGCTCTCGTCCATTGCCGAGGGCGTGATATCCACCGATACTGGCGGGCGTATCGTACTGATCAACGAGATCGCTACAACGATGACGGGCTTCACCAGGGAAAAGGCCTGCGGCATGGGAATTGGATCCGTCCTCCATCTCCGCGATGCGCAGGGAAAAGAGGTTGCTGCACGCCTCCTCGAAGAGGTGCTCTCGGGAAAAAAGGTTCTCACGCTCTCCAGGGATCTCACCCTCTCAGGTCAGGACGGCTCTGAGATCCCGGTCTCCATCTCGGGATCCCCGATCCATGACGAGGGTGAAAATGTCGCCGGTGCCGTCGTCATCTTCAGAGATATCACCGGGACACTGAAATACGAGGAAGAGCTTCGCAGGCAGGAGAAAATCAGGTCGATCGGGACGCTTGCCGGTGGGATTGCCCATGACTTCAACAACATGCTTGCCGCCGTCACCGGCAATCTTTCGATCGCCAGAATGGACGTCCCGGAAGATTCTCCTGCCTATTCCCACCTCTGCGATGCCGAGGCCGCCGCCTTCAGGGCCAGAGACGTCACACAGCAACTGATCACCTTCTCGAAGGGTGGAGCCCCGGTGAAAAAGACCGCCGAGATCGGCGAGCTCGTTCGGGAGACTGCACGTTTCTCTCTGCGCGGGCGGAAGTCCACGCTCTGCATCATGATTGCCGACGACCTCTGTCGGGTGGACGTGGATACCGGCCAGATCAGCCAGGTGATCCAGAACCTGATTATCAATGCCGACCAGGCGATGCCCGAGGGCGGCACCATTGAGGTGAAGGCTGAAAACATTCTGGTTCAGCAGGAGAAACCCCCGATCGGGCCGGGCAGGTACCTGCGGATCACTGTTGGAGACCACGGGACCGGTATCCCTGAGGAGATCAGGGGCCGGATCTTCGACCCCTACTTTACAACGAAAAAAGAAGGAAACGGTCTTGGCCTTGCCTCGTGCCAGTCGATCGTGAGGAACCACGGTGGTTTCATCGAACTCCAAACCGAGATGGGAGTGGGGACCGCTTTCAAGGTCTACCTGCCGGCATCGCAGAAACCGCCGGAAAAACCGGAGGAAGGGGCCTGCCCTGCTGAACGCCCGGAAAAAAGCGCATCTGGGATGGGGAAGGTGCTCGTGATGGATGACAATGAGGAGATCATCCGTGTTGCCGAGGCGCTGCTCCGGCGGCGGGGTTTTGTCGTGGAAGGGGCCGCGGACGGGCTGGAGGCGATCGACCGCTACCGCGCCGCACAGGAGGGGGGCGCGCCCTTCGACGTCGTCGTCATGGATCTCACGGTCCCTGGAGGTATGGGGGGAAAAGAAGCAGTCCGGGAACTCCTGGCCTATGACCCCGGCCTGAGGGCGATTGTCTCAAGTGGTTACTCCGACGATCCGGTGATGGCTGATTACAGATCGTACGGCTTTGTGGACGTCATCGCCAAACCGTACAGGATGGCCGACTTCATCGCCGTCTTAAAGAG
Above is a window of Methanofollis tationis DNA encoding:
- a CDS encoding nitrogenase component 1; amino-acid sequence: MPERPCANPVWPCAMCGAVSCLSGFSGIDVVIHGSSGCYFYPASLIQRPVHATMILEEEVIFGSEERLCQVVDEIRGRGKRVAVVLTCVPSVTGEDITAMLDDEGVIVIDSPGFAGGMEEGYRRAMAALGPAVGEGVDGITVDGLNPIDPFYRGNLLEAERMIRMAGGRVAAALAAGPVEGIKACGRVSVGTNPGLSAGVGRSVGYLLGLDPTKAAFSRLADLCGLDAGPVLQEAEEAGEQIDRACDKYLSRFDPPAVAIFAEDSYAAFAAATLRRYLDAEIAVLAPRTGEGAVTSLEEIEELIAEAGPDLILGSSYEQAVAPEIPFVGLTFPQRGRVRLHARPITGIEGSLAFIEDVLTACRSRRPSGE
- a CDS encoding substrate-binding domain-containing protein translates to MALLLITAIVALVFLFPPLSPGTGAGTLSPANLTVAGSTTIQPISEYLAADFMAHHPDVRVVVEGGGSGAGIARTVDGTAEIGSASRSLEATEREQYPNLVVHPIGGSGVVLIAGSGYPSYEISCEEVALLYNTVSEDLTAMPHLSEVRAVVQRSDSSGTEEIFAQWLYGTAAKNLDASLPTADTGKYGTIQQIEAEGSAGVLKAVADNPGAIGFVDVGYAEGAAQVHPLRVIDRGSDLALPSPGTSFREAILGELAHTDDEEETYIQALTRPLNYLTNGTPTGAQAAFIQFATSKEAERYFKDVGYFSIREIREAMGVGA
- a CDS encoding PAS domain S-box protein translates to MGLYPDADRTAVGYGTGDQDTRPFYGPLFRAFSSLRIKTALIIFATSVALTIVMALTSQALMLGGFTALEEQAMQENLARAKNAIAEDLSKLDMIAFTWAEADDTGRFMGDRDASYLRSNFPDENFVGSDFNLFMITDADGEIVWHKYVNLVYEHEMPTPKSLLEQVPALSPATGSEAISGILMLSSGPMMIASRPIMAGDSGGVSGRVTVGRFLDQVEIARLSRQTALSLSINELALPSGISDVGERLVSGGGAGVVLTEGDDRIAGYALLRDVMGAPALLLEIDAPREIYREGQNAVHYVIIAILLIGGVFSALMILLLQKTFISRLEILGGRIAGIGKGGNLSARLDVDGEDEIATVAASVNGMLASLENARSLLDESRERYSRVINEAKEIIFTLDLEGNLTSVNRVAEDLTGRSRDDLIGRPVREFIAPPYLHLIEGSLTGKIEKVQEKTVEIGILSKSGWLHILEVRLKPQRQGEHSWIFGIARDITELRRTEEELDLHRNHLEDLIRERTDALIRANASLNQEIIDRKWAEERLASEKKRLSVTLSSIAEGVISTDTGGRIVLINEIATTMTGFTREKACGMGIGSVLHLRDAQGKEVAARLLEEVLSGKKVLTLSRDLTLSGQDGSEIPVSISGSPIHDEGENVAGAVVIFRDITGTLKYEEELRRQEKIRSIGTLAGGIAHDFNNMLAAVTGNLSIARMDVPEDSPAYSHLCDAEAAAFRARDVTQQLITFSKGGAPVKKTAEIGELVRETARFSLRGRKSTLCIMIADDLCRVDVDTGQISQVIQNLIINADQAMPEGGTIEVKAENILVQQEKPPIGPGRYLRITVGDHGTGIPEEIRGRIFDPYFTTKKEGNGLGLASCQSIVRNHGGFIELQTEMGVGTAFKVYLPASQKPPEKPEEGACPAERPEKSASGMGKVLVMDDNEEIIRVAEALLRRRGFVVEGAADGLEAIDRYRAAQEGGAPFDVVVMDLTVPGGMGGKEAVRELLAYDPGLRAIVSSGYSDDPVMADYRSYGFVDVIAKPYRMADFIAVLKRHIRKSGD